One Oryza brachyantha chromosome 3, ObraRS2, whole genome shotgun sequence DNA segment encodes these proteins:
- the LOC102719749 gene encoding cytochrome P450 714B2 isoform X1, translating into MGNVVFLHVSRPDVVRDINLCVSLDLGKSSYLKATHEPLFGGGILKSNGEAWAHQRKIIAREFFLDKVKGMVDLMVDSAQTLLCSWEERIDKNGGNVDIKIDDDIRAYSADVISRTCFGSSYIKGKNIFLKIRELQKAVSKPNVLAEMTGLRFFPTKRNKQAWELHKQVHKLILEIVKESGEERNLLRAILLSASSSKVDLAEAENFIVDNCKSIYFAGYESTAVTAAWCLMLLGLHPEWQGKVREEVQEVCEGRPVDSQSLQKMKNLTMVIQETLRLYPAGAFVSRQALQELKFGGVHIPKGVNIYIPVSTMHLDPNLWGPDVKDFNPERFSNAQPQLHSYLPFGAGARTCLGQGFAMAELKTLISLIISKFVLKLSPHYEHSPTLKLIVEPEFGVDLTLTRVQGAHRH; encoded by the exons ATGGGAAACGTCGTGTTCCTTCACGTGAGCCGGCCTGACGTGGTCCGGGACATCAACCTGTGCGTGTCGCTGGACCTGGGCAAGAGCTCCTACCTCAAGGCGACGCACGAGCCCCTGTTCGGCGGGGGCATCCTCAAATCCAACGGGGAGGCGTGGGCGCACCAGAGGAAGATCATCGCCCGTGAGTTCTTCCTGGACAAGGTCAAG GGCATGGTGGATCTGATGGTAGATTCTGCACAAACACTGCTTTGCTCATGGGAAGAGAGAATTGACAAAAATGGCGGGAACGTAGATATTAAGATTGATGATGACATAAGGGCTTACTCTGCGGATGTGATCTCTAGAACATGCTTTGGAAGCAGCTACATCAAAGGAAAGAATATCTTTCTAAAGATCAGAGAACTACAAAAGGCTGTGTCCAAGCCAAATGTACTAGCTGAAATGACTGGCCTAAG GTTTTTTCCCACCAAGAGGAACAAGCAAGCATGGGAGCTTCACAAACAAGTGCACAAACTAATACTAGAAATTGTTAAGGAAAGCGGGGAAGAAAGGAACTTACTGCGTGCAATTCTTCTCAGtgcaagcagcagcaaggtGGACCTCGCTGAGGCAGAGAACTTTATAGTGGATAACTGCAAGAGCATATATTTTGCAGGATATGAGAGCACGGCCGTTACAGCTGCCTGGTGCCTAATGCTCCTTGGGCTACATCCAGAATGGCAGGGTAAGGTGAGAGAGGAAGTGCAGGAGGTCTGTGAGGGTCGGCCAGTAGACTCTCAGTCACTTCAGAAAATGAAGAAT TTGACTATGGTAATCCAGGAGACTTTGCGTTTATACCCAGCAGGCGCCTTTGTATCAAGGCAGGCCCTTCAGGAACTGAAGTTTGGGGGTGTACACATACCAAAAGGTGTCAACATCTACATCCCTGTTTCCACAATGCACCTTGATCCCAATCTGTGGGGTCCAGATGTGAAAGACTTTAACCCAGAGCGCTTCTCCAATGCACAACCCCAGCTACATTCCTACTTGCCATTTGGAGCTGGTGCTCGAACTTGCCTTGGTCAGGGATTTGCTATGGCTGAGCTCAAAACCCTGATTTCTCTCATCATCTCTAAGTTTGTATTGAAGCTTTCACCACACTATGAGCATTCTCCAACACTGAAACTCATTGTGGAGCCAGAATTTGGTGTGGACCTCACTTTAACAAGAGTGCAAGGTGCACATAGACACTAA
- the LOC102719749 gene encoding cytochrome P450 714B2 isoform X2 encodes MPRWRLYVGGVMWVSHGMVDLMVDSAQTLLCSWEERIDKNGGNVDIKIDDDIRAYSADVISRTCFGSSYIKGKNIFLKIRELQKAVSKPNVLAEMTGLRFFPTKRNKQAWELHKQVHKLILEIVKESGEERNLLRAILLSASSSKVDLAEAENFIVDNCKSIYFAGYESTAVTAAWCLMLLGLHPEWQGKVREEVQEVCEGRPVDSQSLQKMKNLTMVIQETLRLYPAGAFVSRQALQELKFGGVHIPKGVNIYIPVSTMHLDPNLWGPDVKDFNPERFSNAQPQLHSYLPFGAGARTCLGQGFAMAELKTLISLIISKFVLKLSPHYEHSPTLKLIVEPEFGVDLTLTRVQGAHRH; translated from the exons atgccacggtggcgcctataTGTTGGTGGTGTCATgtgggtctcacat GGCATGGTGGATCTGATGGTAGATTCTGCACAAACACTGCTTTGCTCATGGGAAGAGAGAATTGACAAAAATGGCGGGAACGTAGATATTAAGATTGATGATGACATAAGGGCTTACTCTGCGGATGTGATCTCTAGAACATGCTTTGGAAGCAGCTACATCAAAGGAAAGAATATCTTTCTAAAGATCAGAGAACTACAAAAGGCTGTGTCCAAGCCAAATGTACTAGCTGAAATGACTGGCCTAAG GTTTTTTCCCACCAAGAGGAACAAGCAAGCATGGGAGCTTCACAAACAAGTGCACAAACTAATACTAGAAATTGTTAAGGAAAGCGGGGAAGAAAGGAACTTACTGCGTGCAATTCTTCTCAGtgcaagcagcagcaaggtGGACCTCGCTGAGGCAGAGAACTTTATAGTGGATAACTGCAAGAGCATATATTTTGCAGGATATGAGAGCACGGCCGTTACAGCTGCCTGGTGCCTAATGCTCCTTGGGCTACATCCAGAATGGCAGGGTAAGGTGAGAGAGGAAGTGCAGGAGGTCTGTGAGGGTCGGCCAGTAGACTCTCAGTCACTTCAGAAAATGAAGAAT TTGACTATGGTAATCCAGGAGACTTTGCGTTTATACCCAGCAGGCGCCTTTGTATCAAGGCAGGCCCTTCAGGAACTGAAGTTTGGGGGTGTACACATACCAAAAGGTGTCAACATCTACATCCCTGTTTCCACAATGCACCTTGATCCCAATCTGTGGGGTCCAGATGTGAAAGACTTTAACCCAGAGCGCTTCTCCAATGCACAACCCCAGCTACATTCCTACTTGCCATTTGGAGCTGGTGCTCGAACTTGCCTTGGTCAGGGATTTGCTATGGCTGAGCTCAAAACCCTGATTTCTCTCATCATCTCTAAGTTTGTATTGAAGCTTTCACCACACTATGAGCATTCTCCAACACTGAAACTCATTGTGGAGCCAGAATTTGGTGTGGACCTCACTTTAACAAGAGTGCAAGGTGCACATAGACACTAA